The genomic DNA CATGTCTTTCCAAAGGTAATAATTCGCCAAAGAAGTGAATCGAACCAAACCTTCGCGCTCCACTTGATCGGCGTAATCAAAGTTCCCTGGCATACAAATCACACCTGACTTACAGGAATAGGGATCTGGAGTTTTACGGTACTTAAACTCTTCTTCACGGTTGAAGAAAATGATCGTCTCTTCTAAACCAAGGTCCTTCACTGGGGTATCTAAAACTAGTATGGACTCAACAAAAGAGAGCTCGCCAGCGACTCCCTGAGGAACATCTTCTTGTAATAGCTTTAAGGTCTCACCATAACCCGCAGAAGACAAAACATTATTTGCCTTGAGTACTTCCCCATTCTCAAGCTCAACACCTATAGCTTTATTATTGTGACGCAAGATCTGCTTCACGCCCGTCTTCATACGGACTTCAGCTCCATTATCAAGTAATTTCTTGCGCAGAATCCTTAGCAAGTGACGCACACCCGTTCTGGGGCGACAAAAGCCTTCTAAATACAAGCTTTTGAACATGATACAAAACTGCGAGAAATCCATATCATCTTCAACTGCGCTGCCGTAGTACATAACTGGACAAAAAATCATATCTCTTAAAACTTTTGACTTCACAAAGGTCGCAACAACGTCTTGTGAGGAAACGTATTTGGCATCAAGTGAGACATCATCATAAGTTTTCACGTGCTCAACTAGCCTCAGGAAACCATCCACTTCATCGGGAAACTCACGGGCTACTTCGTCTGCCATCATCGTAAAAGAGTTGCCAAAGGCAATCTTATTTTCTGGAAAATCAATGGCGGAATAGCTCTGTTCGATTAGGTCTAAATCATCATAGGGAATCCGAAGCTGACGTAAGAGCTTCGTTAAAGGAGCTGATCGTTGGCCACGCTTAACAAAGTTTGTCATGGCGTGAAGGCCTACGTCGAAACGACGACCATCTTTAGAAAAATGCGAATTAAGGCCACCAGGAATCGCATGCTTTTCAAGCACTAAAACCTTTTTACCGTAATGTGCTAAACGAATGCCTGCCGCTAAGCCGGACATACCTGCACCAATAATAATTGTATCGTAAGTCATAAGAAATAAAAAAGGGGACTAAGAAGTCCCCTAATCGAAAGCTTTATTCAAATTAAATATCTTTCATTTTTGGCTCGAGGTAAGCAACGCAACTATCAAGAGTTGCAAGCTCACCGTAATCAGCCTCTGGAACTTCTACGTTGTAGAGTTTTCTAAGTTCCATAACAATATCTAAAAAATCCATAGAATCCAATTCAAGTTGATCTCTAAGAGCAACTGCTGGATCAATATTGCTGCAATCTTCGTCTGGCACAATATCTTTTATAATGTCAATGATTGCCTGCGCAATACCTTCATTTGTCATTTAACGACTCCAAAATTATTTATATTTTAACTAATGTTAAGTTTGTAAAGATGCCGAATATAATCCGATCTTATACATCAAGCAAATCATTAGTCTAAAAAACGACTCACAATCAAAGCAGAATTGATCCCTAACATCCCAAAGGAGTTATTAAGAATGTGATCTACTGACTCTAATTGAATTGGCTCCTTGGTAACAAGATTATTCACTGCGCATTCAGGATCGACATTATCAACATTCATACAAGCATGCACCTTGTTATCTTCGAAAGATAATAAATTACCTGCCAACTCCAAGGCACCTGCAC from Lentisphaera araneosa HTCC2155 includes the following:
- a CDS encoding acyl carrier protein, whose product is MTNEGIAQAIIDIIKDIVPDEDCSNIDPAVALRDQLELDSMDFLDIVMELRKLYNVEVPEADYGELATLDSCVAYLEPKMKDI
- a CDS encoding phytoene desaturase family protein, with product MTYDTIIIGAGMSGLAAGIRLAHYGKKVLVLEKHAIPGGLNSHFSKDGRRFDVGLHAMTNFVKRGQRSAPLTKLLRQLRIPYDDLDLIEQSYSAIDFPENKIAFGNSFTMMADEVAREFPDEVDGFLRLVEHVKTYDDVSLDAKYVSSQDVVATFVKSKVLRDMIFCPVMYYGSAVEDDMDFSQFCIMFKSLYLEGFCRPRTGVRHLLRILRKKLLDNGAEVRMKTGVKQILRHNNKAIGVELENGEVLKANNVLSSAGYGETLKLLQEDVPQGVAGELSFVESILVLDTPVKDLGLEETIIFFNREEEFKYRKTPDPYSCKSGVICMPGNFDYADQVEREGLVRFTSLANYYLWKDMDQATYARTKQEFVQEQINTSGFGDKIRDRVVYTDAFTPLTVKKFTSHINGAIYGSPIKVKSGELPTENLYLCGTDQGFLGIVGALLSGISISNKYLLL